From the Kiloniellales bacterium genome, the window CTCGGCGAAGTCGATCAGGGCCTGGCGGCTGTTCAGGTCCCACTCGCGCCAGGGCGAGATCACCTTGATGTCGGGGTTGAGGGCGTAGTAGCCGAGCTCGAAGCGGACCTGGTCGTTGCCCTTGCCGGTGGCGCCATGGGCCACGGCGTCGGCGCCGGTCTCGGCGGCGATCTCGATCTGGCGCTTGGCGATCAGCGGCCGGGCGATCGAGGTGCCGAGCAGGTAGACCCCCTCGTAGACCGCGTTGGCCCGGAACATCGGGAAGACGTAGTCGCGCACGAAGTCCTCGCGCAGGTCCTCGATGAAGATGCTCTCCGGCCGGATACCCAGCAGCTCGGCCTTCTTGCGCGCCGGCTCGACCTCCTCGCCCTGGCCGAGGTCGGCGGTGAAGGTGACCACCTCGCAGCCGTAGGTCTCCCGCAGCCATTTCAGGATGACCGAGGTGTCCAATCCTCCCGAATAGGCCAGCACGACCTTCTTGATCTCGCTCATAACCCCTCCAAGCCCCTTTCCCCCGAGGACGAAGCCGCGCGAGTATAGGAAAAGCGCCCGGCCGGGCAAGCCGGGTCATGGCATCGAGGGAGGCGCGGAGGCTCATGGCGGAGGCGATCAAGACGGCGCTGGTGGTCGGCGCGACAGGAGTCATCGGACGCGGCCTCATGCAGCACCTCGACGGCCTGCCGGACTGGCACGCGATCGGCATCTCGCGCCGGCCGCCGGTCGAGAGCCACTCGGCCTGGTCGCGCTACCTGGCGGTCGACCTGCTGGATCCCGACGACGCCGTGGCCAAGCTGGGCAGCCTCGCCGAGGTCACCCACGTCTTCTACGCGGCCTTCGTGAACGCGCCCGACCAGGCGGCCCAAGTCGCGCCCAACCTTGCGCTGCTGCGCAACTGCCTCGAGGCCCTGGACCCGGCGGCAAGAGATCTGCAGCGGGTGGTGCTGGTCGAGGGCACCAAGTGGTACGGCTCCCACCTCGGGCCCTTCAAGACCCCGGCCAAGGAGGACGATCCGCGCTGCCCACCGCCGATGTTCTACCACGACCAGGAGGACTTCCTGCGGGACCTGGCCGCGGCGCGGCCCTGGTCCTGGTGCAGCCTGCGGCCGCAGACGGTCTGCGGCTTCTCGCTCGGCTCGGCGATGAACCTCATGACCC encodes:
- a CDS encoding argininosuccinate synthase; this translates as MSEIKKVVLAYSGGLDTSVILKWLRETYGCEVVTFTADLGQGEEVEPARKKAELLGIRPESIFIEDLREDFVRDYVFPMFRANAVYEGVYLLGTSIARPLIAKRQIEIAAETGADAVAHGATGKGNDQVRFELGYYALNPDIKVISPWREWDLNSRQALIDFAE
- a CDS encoding SDR family oxidoreductase, with protein sequence MAEAIKTALVVGATGVIGRGLMQHLDGLPDWHAIGISRRPPVESHSAWSRYLAVDLLDPDDAVAKLGSLAEVTHVFYAAFVNAPDQAAQVAPNLALLRNCLEALDPAARDLQRVVLVEGTKWYGSHLGPFKTPAKEDDPRCPPPMFYHDQEDFLRDLAAARPWSWCSLRPQTVCGFSLGSAMNLMTLIGVYAAIRKHLGLSFAYPGKEGAFRALYQVADAGLLARGQVWAATAEAAADQAFNLTNGDFFRWQNLWPRLADFFGMEPGPIETQRLTETMADKAPVWDEIVRRHGLQPNSFESLAAWPFGDYCLGCDYDVMSSTTKIRQAGFPEVLDSEEMFLRLFAEFREARVIP